Below is a window of Shewanella khirikhana DNA.
CGAGTGGTTATTTGCGTATCCTAAGAAAAAGGCACAGAAATGGTTTCTACGAGTCTTAGACGGTAAAGAGTATCATTGGGATCTTGGACGTAATTTGGTCGGGGAAAAGCAGACTTGGATCAATTCCACAAAGAAAAACTCACTATTTCTTTCCACAGCTGTTCAACTTAATAGCGAGCAATTGAGACCAGTTTTTGAATGGTTTACATCTGAATTAGCTATCGCAGGAATTCATGGATGGAGTAGTGGATTCTCGACGGTACAATGTGATGATAAAGAACATAAGGAAAGTATTATCAAACTCCTAAGAGATGTTGATATTGTTATTGATGATATCGTAATCGAAAAAAGTGAATTTGATGAGAGCATTATCCCAGACGAAGTTCCTGAGGAAGTTAAGAAAAGTATCATCGCCAAGATGAAAGGTGAAACTATTGTAGAAGCCAAGTTTTTGCGTGTTGATGATGATGGTGAAAGTATCGAATTTGAATTAGATGATGAGTCAGATGGAACTAAGAGATTTTTTTCATTCTCCGGGCCATGGCTGGATGCCTTAAATACAGGGAAAGTTCTATTCGTTGATGAATTAAACTCAAATCTTCACCCGCTATTGGTCAAGCATATGGTGAAGTTATTTCACTGCAAAAAAAGCAATAAAAACAATGCACAACTTATCTTTACCACGCATGAGACATCCATTTTAAAACAAGATGTCTTTAGACGAGATCAAATTTGGTTCATGCAAAAAAATGGCAACGAAAGTGAGCTATATTCGCTGAGTAACTTCAAACCAAGGAAAGGCTTTGAAAATTTAGAAGAAAGATATTTGTCTGGCTCTTACGGTGCACTACCATTCATTTTTTGGGAAGATTGCTAATGGGCTCAGATGATCGTTTTCGTAAGTTAAAAGAAAAACAAAAGACTCAGACAAAAAGAGCATCAGCCAAAAAAGAACCATATGAAAAGTTCCTAATTGTCTGCGAAGATACTGTATCTGGATACCATTACTTGAAGGATGTAATTAAACATTTCAAGTTATCGACCGCTAATGTGTCAATAGTAGGATTAGGACAGTCTCCAATCAGTATAGTTGAACATGCAAATAGTCGATTCACTGACGAAAAGAGGTCATACAGACCAGACTTTGACAAGGTATTTTGTGTCTTTGATAGAGATACTCACAGCACATTCTTTGAAGCTAAGCAAAAAATTGAAGCCATCAATAAAAAACTAAAGAAACCGATATTCGATGCGATACCCAGTGACCCTTGCTTTGAAATATGGCTAATAATTCACTTCAGATATACGTCCAAGTTATATGAAAAATCTGGTAAAAAATCAGCAGCCAATATTGTTGTTGATGATTTGAGGATGCTACTACCACAGTACCAAAAAGGTTATACAAAAGCTTTTCATGATACATTTCAACTCATGACGAAAGCGATAGAAAACTCTAAGAAACTAAAAGATTACTGCAAAAAAAACGGAACTGAATCTCCAAGGACTGATATTGATAAAATGATAGAATATATAATTGAACAGCATGAATCCAAAAAAAAACC
It encodes the following:
- a CDS encoding AAA family ATPase, translated to MLVKFTTSNFGSIKGRQTLDMRAEAYSEMKDSNLFTWTSSFDSQKLLNTTAIYGANASGKSNLITALSTMKTIIKDSAKWQVEEQLPYDPYRLSKEYRNAETEFEIEFIADNTRYLYGFSYNKDQIVGEWLFAYPKKKAQKWFLRVLDGKEYHWDLGRNLVGEKQTWINSTKKNSLFLSTAVQLNSEQLRPVFEWFTSELAIAGIHGWSSGFSTVQCDDKEHKESIIKLLRDVDIVIDDIVIEKSEFDESIIPDEVPEEVKKSIIAKMKGETIVEAKFLRVDDDGESIEFELDDESDGTKRFFSFSGPWLDALNTGKVLFVDELNSNLHPLLVKHMVKLFHCKKSNKNNAQLIFTTHETSILKQDVFRRDQIWFMQKNGNESELYSLSNFKPRKGFENLEERYLSGSYGALPFIFWEDC
- a CDS encoding RloB family protein; protein product: MGSDDRFRKLKEKQKTQTKRASAKKEPYEKFLIVCEDTVSGYHYLKDVIKHFKLSTANVSIVGLGQSPISIVEHANSRFTDEKRSYRPDFDKVFCVFDRDTHSTFFEAKQKIEAINKKLKKPIFDAIPSDPCFEIWLIIHFRYTSKLYEKSGKKSAANIVVDDLRMLLPQYQKGYTKAFHDTFQLMTKAIENSKKLKDYCKKNGTESPRTDIDKMIEYIIEQHESKKKPKTKSEDRHNT